In one window of Henckelia pumila isolate YLH828 chromosome 1, ASM3356847v2, whole genome shotgun sequence DNA:
- the LOC140866178 gene encoding WAT1-related protein At1g43650-like, with protein sequence MLLRKQKPYLAVMFIQLSFAGMFLLSKVTISGSGMKSPIFVAYRQAFAAVALAPFAFICTKTSATTPPLSCLAYFKLFVISSYGITLTLNLSFAGLKYTSATFATAILNIVPVFVFVMSVISRVEKLDIREWHGMAKVLGTMFGFLGAMVFTFYKGPSLFSSSNSEISHPDLIKSSNGSNKDWIKGSSLMLAGQFTWSMWLTMQGPLLKQYPGKLRLTFLQIGFSCISAMIYGASMTRDISWWKLGWNVSLLTVVYCGIIVNALVYWLQAWVVEKKGAVFSANFGPFATIFAAIVSAIFLKETLYMGCVIGGLLLVVGLYSFLWGRRKEAQQNLDPSNGEAHLEGIITSTNGMERDEK encoded by the exons ATGCTGCTGAGGAAGCAGAAGCCGTACCTTGCTGTAATGTTTATACAGCTTAGTTTCGCGGGGATGTTCTTGTTATCAAAGGTAACAATTTCAGGTTCTGGAATGAAGTCGCCAATCTTTGTAGCGTACCGGCAGGCATTCGCCGCCGTCGCCTTAGCTCCATTTGCTTTCATATGCACCAAAACTTCTGCAACTACTCCTCCACTCTCATGCCTTGCATACTTCAAGCTTTTCGTTATTTCCTCCTACGG GATTACATTGACACTTAATCTAAGTTTTGCTGGATTGAAGTATACTTCTGCAACATTTGCTACCGCCATCCTCAACATCGTTCCGGTATTCGTCTTTGTCATGTCTGTTATTTCCAG GGTTGAAAAGCTAGACATAAGGGAATGGCATGGAATGGCAAAGGTTTTGGGCACCATGTTTGGGTTTTTAGGAGCAATGGTCTTTACTTTCTACAAGGGCCCTTCTCTATTTTCATCTTCAAATAGTGAAATATCTCATCCTGATCTCATAAAGAGTAGTAATGGCTCTAACAAAGATTGGATCAAAGGTTCTTCTCTCATGTTGGCTGGTCAATTTACATGGTCCATGTGGTTAACCATGCAG GGTCCGCTTCTAAAACAATATCCAGGAAAACTGAGGCTCACATTCTTACAAATTGGCTTTAGTTGTATATCAGCCATGATATATGGTGCATCTATGACGAGGGATATATCATGGTGGAAACTCGGTTGGAATGTTAGTCTTTTGACAGTGGTTTATTGC GGTATTATTGTGAATGCGTTAGTCTATTGGTTGCAAGCTTGGGTTGTTGAGAAGAAAGGTGCTGTTTTTAGTGCAAATTTCGGTCCATTTGCGACTATTTTTGCAGCCATTGTTTCAGCTATTTTCCTCAAGGAGACTCTTTACATGGGATG TGTTATAGGGGGCCTACTGCTGGTTGTTGGGTTGTATAGTTTTTTGTGGGGCAGGAGAAAGGAAGCCCAACAAAATTTGGATCCCTCAAATGGAGAAGCCCATTTAGAAGGGATCATTACATCTACAAATGGAATGGAGAGAGATGAGAAATAG
- the LOC140866186 gene encoding WAT1-related protein At1g43650-like: MNMCTRLFLLAKLAISGSGMKPSVFVAYRQAFAFVTLAPFAFIFNKGSASITSQLPWHAHLQIFIISSYGLTLTMILTLVGLKYTSTTFATATLNIAPVLVYVMAVFCRIEKLAIREWHGVAKVLGTMFGFLGAMVFTFYKGPSLFSSSHHENHTSLENSTRTTKDWIKGSALLLAGEFTWSMWLTMQAPLLKQYPGNLRLAFLQTGYSCLSAIVYSASVERNISSWKLGWNVNFLIVAYCGIVVNGFVGWLQTWVIEKKGAVFSANFGPLAVVFAAIISIIFLKETLYVGSILGALLLAGGLYVFLWGTSKESKKESQQNLDPQKQEAQLDSIITSISPTHEDYNRQRKEDD, encoded by the exons ATGAATATGTGTACAC GGTTGTTCTTGCTAGCTAAGTTGGCGATTTCGGGTTCAGGAATGAAGCCTTCGGTGTTTGTCGCATATCGACAGGCGTTCGCCTTCGTCACCTTAGCTCCATTTGCATTCATCTTCAACAAGGGATCTGCATCCATTACTTCACAGCTTCCATGGCATGCACACCTCCAGATTTTCATTATTTCCTCTTACGG GCTCACACTGACAATGATTCTAACCCTAGTTGGATTGAAGTATACTTCTACGACATTTGCTACCGCCACTCTCAACATAGCTCCGGTACTCGTTTATGTCATGGCTGTTTTTTGCAG GATTGAGAAGCTAGCCATAAGGGAATGGCATGGAGTGGCAAAGGTTTTGGGAACCATGTTTGGTTTTTTAGGAGCAATGGTCTTTACTTTCTACAAGGGCCCTTCTCTATTTTCATCTTCACATCATGAAAACCATACTTCTTTGGAAAACAGCACTCGCACAACTAAAGACTGGATCAAAGGCTCTGCTCTGTTGCTGGCCGGTGAATTTACATGGTCCATGTGGTTAACCATGCAG GCTCCACTTCTAAAACAATATCCAGGGAATTTAAGACTCGCATTTCTGCAAACTGGTTACAGTTGTCTATCAGCCATTGTATATAGTGCATCCGTGGAGAGAAATATTTCATCATGGAAACTTGGTTGGAATGTTAATTTTCTAATTGTCGCCTATTGT GGTATTGTCGTGAATGGGTTTGTTGGTTGGTTGCAAACATGGGTTATTGAGAAGAAAGGTGCTGTATTCAGTGCCAATTTTGGCCCCTTGGCAGTTGTTTTTGCAGCCataatttcaatcattttcctaAAAGAAACTCTTTACGTGGGAAG TATTTTGGGGGCACTATTGCTAGCCGGTGGGCTGTATGTTTTCTTGTGGGGTACGAGCAAGGAGTCCAAAAAAGAATCCCAACAAAATTTGGATCCCCAGAAACAAGAAGCTCAATTAGATTCCATTATTACATCTATATCACCAACTCATGAAGATTATAATAGACAGAGAAAAGAAGATGATTGA
- the LOC140866197 gene encoding WAT1-related protein At1g43650-like: MLEKQKPYIAVMFIQLSFAGLFLLAKLAISGSGMKPPVFVAYRQAFAFVTLAPFAFIFNKGSASITSQLPWHAHLKIFIISSYGLTLTMILTLVGLKYTSATFATATLNIAPVLVFVMVVFCRIEKLAIREWHGVAKVLGTMFGFLGAMVFTFYKGPSLFSSSHHENPTSSISENNTRTTKDWIKGSALLLAGEFTWSMWLTMQAPLLKRYPGNLRLTFLQTGYSCLSAIIYSASMERNISSWKLGWNVNLLIVAYCGIVVNGFVTWLQTWVIEKKGAVFSANFGPLAVVFAAIISIIFLKETLYVGSILGALLLAGGLYIFLWGTSKESQKESQQNLDPQKKEAQLDSIITSISPTHEDYNGQRKEDDRSRN; this comes from the exons ATGCTAGAGAAACAGAAACCTTACATTGCTGTGATGTTTATACAGCTGAGCTTTGCAGGGCTATTCTTGCTAGCTAAGTTGGCGATTTCGGGTTCGGGGATGAAGCCGCCGGTGTTTGTTGCATATCGACAGGCGTTCGCCTTCGTAACCTTAGCTCCATTTGCATTCATCTTCAACAAGGGATCTGCATCCATTACTTCACAGCTTCCATGGCATGCACACCTCAAGATTTTCATTATTTCCTCTTACGG GCTCACACTGACAATGATTCTAACCCTAGTTGGATTGAAGTATACTTCTGCGACATTTGCTACCGCCACTCTCAACATAGCTCCGGTACTCGTCTTTGTCATGGTTGTTTTTTGCAG GATCGAGAAGCTAGCCATTAGAGAATGGCATGGAGTGGCAAAGGTTTTGGGAACAATGTTTGGTTTCTTAGGAGCAATGGTCTTTACTTTCTACAAGGGCCCTTCTCTATTTTCATCTTCACATCATGAAAACCCTACTTCTTCGATATCGGAAAACAACACTCGCACAACGAAAGACTGGATCAAGGGCTCTGCTCTGTTGCTGGCTGGTGAATTTACATGGTCCATGTGGTTAACCATGCAG GCTCCACTTTTGAAACGATATCCAGGGAATTTAAGACTTACGTTTCTGCAGACTGGTTACAGTTGTCTATCAGCCATTATATATAGTGCATCCATGGAGAGAAATATATCATCGTGGAAACTTGGTTGGAATGTTAATCTTCTAATTGTTGCCTATTGT GGTATTGTTGTGAATGGGTTTGTTACTTGGTTGCAAACGTGGGTTATCGAGAAGAAAGGTGCTGTATTCAGTGCCAATTTTGGTCCCTTGGCAGTTGTTTTTGCTGCAataatttcaatcattttcctcAAAGAAACTCTTTACGTGGGAAG TATTTTGGGGGCACTATTGCTAGCCGGTGGGCTGTATATTTTCTTGTGGGGTACCAGCAAGGAGTCCCAAAAAGAATCCCAACAAAATTTGGATCCCCAGAAAAAAGAAGCTCAATTAGATTCCATTATTACATCTATATCACCAACTCATGAAGATTATAATGGGCAGAGAAAAGAAGATGATCGATCGAGGAATTGA
- the LOC140892242 gene encoding uncharacterized protein isoform X2: protein METTCLQCGCRGFTNAFVYCVKCLDVAVHRYCLDVIPGNNEFIHWVCDECKDEVQNRKPMVDCGTRAEPVVKPIWMGSFHIWNKKLSMLDGVVAHISTRACQEAYEESSQFQPVLHLEMLPKSAVWPKSFEISEPSCDSIALFFFSSERSERDFDLFVDAMMHKELAMRAFIQNAELLVFTSKDLPSLYWRFQEKYYLWGVFRGKHRPAPNSHLCKEELGRHMMMHGVGGFKITETMKSCDARSLLDTLRKGVSLEDKTRTRIIDSWEQAKPVDDSRQKAECHFCGFVSSEGGISHLKAHLGGGDLKIHVPGCCKVPPEVKRIIAESVSGCAQNEKAQCIKNTQGKSRKRGRPLDDAWDHAIPMDDIRQGTKCKYCNFVSKRGGITRLRAHLGGGDPTMRINGCPNVSPDIKILMEKEMKKFMERPKIPFQAGTAKASGRGRPLDDAWEHCIPLDNIRQGAKCKYCNFVSKRGGIARLKAHLGGGDPIIRIRGCLNVPAEVKKLMAEGIKKRMKTPNGQSVGGIYKDPKIYQPT, encoded by the exons ATG GAGACCACATGTTTGCAATGTGGCTGTAGAGGATTCACCAATGCCTTTGTGTACTGTGTCAAATGTCTAGATGTTGCCGTGCATCG CTACTGTCTAGATGTAATACCCGGTAACAATGAGTTCATCCATTGGGTTTGTGATGAATGCAAAGATGAAGTTCAAAACAGAAAACCAATGGTTGATTGTGGTACACGTGCTGAACCCGTCGTCAAGCCCATTTGGAT GGGAAGTTTCCACATATGGAACAAAAAACTCAGCATGCTTGATGGAGTCGTAGCACACATATCTACCAGAGCGTGCCAAGAAGCGTACGAGGAGTCGAGTCAATTTCAACCTGTGCTACACCTGGAAATGCTTCCCAAGTCTGCTGTTTGGccaaaaagttttgaaatatCAGAACCTAGTTGTGACAGTATTGCACTCTTTTTCTTTTCATCGGAGAGAAG TGAACGGGATTTTGATCTTTTTGTTGATGCAATGATGCATAAAGAACTTGCCATGAGAGCCTTTATACAGAATGCTGAACTTTTGGTTTTTACTTCGAAGGATCTGCCTTCGCTTTACTGGA GGTTCCAAGAGAAATATTATCTATGGGGAGTATTTAGAGGAAAGCACCGCCCGGCACCAAATTCTCATTTATGCAAAGAGGAGTTGGGAAGACACATGATGATGCATGGTGTTGGTGGGTTTAAAATTACTGAAACAATGAAGAGTTGTGATGCTCGTAGTCTTCTTGACACCCTGAGAAAAG GTGTCTCGCTGGAGGATAAAACGAGAACTCGAATAATTGATAGTTGGGAACAGGCCAAACCTGTGGATGATTCAAGACAAAAGGCAGAGTGTCATTTCTGTGGTTTTGTGTCTTCAGAAGGAGGGATCTCACATCTCAAGGCACATTTGGGGGGAGGGGACCTGAAAATTCATGTACCAGGATGCTGTAAGGTGCCACCAGAAGTCAAAAGAATAATAGCTGAATCGGTCTCTGGATGTGCCCAAAACGAGAAAGCACAGTGCATAAAGAATACTCAAG GAAAATCTCGTAAGAGGGGAAGGCCACTAGATGATGCTTGGGACCACGCCATACCAATGGATGATATAAGGCAGGGCacaaaatgcaaatattgtaaCTTTGTATCTAAACGTGGTGGAATTACTCGTTTAAGAGCACATTTGGGTGGAGGTGATCCTACAATGCGAATTAATGGTTGCCCTAACGTGTCACcagatatcaaaattttgatggaaaaGGAGATGAAAAAATTTATGGAACGGCCAAAGATTCCATTCCAAG CAGGCACAGCAAAAGCATCTGGAAGGGGAAGGCCGCTTGATGATGCTTGGGAACATTGTATACCATTGGATAACATAAGGCAAGGTGCAAAATGCAAATACTGTAACTTTGTTTCAAAACGTGGTGGTATTGCTCGACTGAAGGCACATTTGGGTGGAGGTGATCCTATAATACGGATCAGAGGTTGCCTAAACGTGCCGGCGGAAGTCAAAAAGTTGATGGCTGAAGGGATCAAGAAACGTATGAAAACACCCAATGGGCAATCTGTTGGAGGAATTTACAAG GATCCGAAAATATACCAACCTACATAA
- the LOC140892242 gene encoding uncharacterized protein isoform X3: MKETTCLQCGCRGFTNAFVYCVKCLDVAVHRYCLDVIPGNNEFIHWVCDECKDEVQNRKPMVDCGTRAEPVVKPIWMGSFHIWNKKLSMLDGVVAHISTRACQEAYEESSQFQPVLHLEMLPKSAVWPKSFEISEPSCDSIALFFFSSERSERDFDLFVDAMMHKELAMRAFIQNAELLVFTSKDLPSLYWRFQEKYYLWGVFRGKHRPAPNSHLCKEELGRHMMMHGVGGFKITETMKSCDARSLLDTLRKGVSLEDKTRTRIIDSWEQAKPVDDSRQKAECHFCGFVSSEGGISHLKAHLGGGDLKIHVPGCCKVPPEVKRIIAESVSGCAQNEKAQCIKNTQGKSRKRGRPLDDAWDHAIPMDDIRQGTKCKYCNFVSKRGGITRLRAHLGGGDPTMRINGCPNVSPDIKILMEKEMKKFMERPKIPFQGTAKASGRGRPLDDAWEHCIPLDNIRQGAKCKYCNFVSKRGGIARLKAHLGGGDPIIRIRGCLNVPAEVKKLMAEGIKKRMKTPNGQSVGGIYKDPKIYQPT; the protein is encoded by the exons ATGAAG GAGACCACATGTTTGCAATGTGGCTGTAGAGGATTCACCAATGCCTTTGTGTACTGTGTCAAATGTCTAGATGTTGCCGTGCATCG CTACTGTCTAGATGTAATACCCGGTAACAATGAGTTCATCCATTGGGTTTGTGATGAATGCAAAGATGAAGTTCAAAACAGAAAACCAATGGTTGATTGTGGTACACGTGCTGAACCCGTCGTCAAGCCCATTTGGAT GGGAAGTTTCCACATATGGAACAAAAAACTCAGCATGCTTGATGGAGTCGTAGCACACATATCTACCAGAGCGTGCCAAGAAGCGTACGAGGAGTCGAGTCAATTTCAACCTGTGCTACACCTGGAAATGCTTCCCAAGTCTGCTGTTTGGccaaaaagttttgaaatatCAGAACCTAGTTGTGACAGTATTGCACTCTTTTTCTTTTCATCGGAGAGAAG TGAACGGGATTTTGATCTTTTTGTTGATGCAATGATGCATAAAGAACTTGCCATGAGAGCCTTTATACAGAATGCTGAACTTTTGGTTTTTACTTCGAAGGATCTGCCTTCGCTTTACTGGA GGTTCCAAGAGAAATATTATCTATGGGGAGTATTTAGAGGAAAGCACCGCCCGGCACCAAATTCTCATTTATGCAAAGAGGAGTTGGGAAGACACATGATGATGCATGGTGTTGGTGGGTTTAAAATTACTGAAACAATGAAGAGTTGTGATGCTCGTAGTCTTCTTGACACCCTGAGAAAAG GTGTCTCGCTGGAGGATAAAACGAGAACTCGAATAATTGATAGTTGGGAACAGGCCAAACCTGTGGATGATTCAAGACAAAAGGCAGAGTGTCATTTCTGTGGTTTTGTGTCTTCAGAAGGAGGGATCTCACATCTCAAGGCACATTTGGGGGGAGGGGACCTGAAAATTCATGTACCAGGATGCTGTAAGGTGCCACCAGAAGTCAAAAGAATAATAGCTGAATCGGTCTCTGGATGTGCCCAAAACGAGAAAGCACAGTGCATAAAGAATACTCAAG GAAAATCTCGTAAGAGGGGAAGGCCACTAGATGATGCTTGGGACCACGCCATACCAATGGATGATATAAGGCAGGGCacaaaatgcaaatattgtaaCTTTGTATCTAAACGTGGTGGAATTACTCGTTTAAGAGCACATTTGGGTGGAGGTGATCCTACAATGCGAATTAATGGTTGCCCTAACGTGTCACcagatatcaaaattttgatggaaaaGGAGATGAAAAAATTTATGGAACGGCCAAAGATTCCATTCCAAG GCACAGCAAAAGCATCTGGAAGGGGAAGGCCGCTTGATGATGCTTGGGAACATTGTATACCATTGGATAACATAAGGCAAGGTGCAAAATGCAAATACTGTAACTTTGTTTCAAAACGTGGTGGTATTGCTCGACTGAAGGCACATTTGGGTGGAGGTGATCCTATAATACGGATCAGAGGTTGCCTAAACGTGCCGGCGGAAGTCAAAAAGTTGATGGCTGAAGGGATCAAGAAACGTATGAAAACACCCAATGGGCAATCTGTTGGAGGAATTTACAAG GATCCGAAAATATACCAACCTACATAA
- the LOC140892242 gene encoding uncharacterized protein isoform X1, with amino-acid sequence MKETTCLQCGCRGFTNAFVYCVKCLDVAVHRYCLDVIPGNNEFIHWVCDECKDEVQNRKPMVDCGTRAEPVVKPIWMGSFHIWNKKLSMLDGVVAHISTRACQEAYEESSQFQPVLHLEMLPKSAVWPKSFEISEPSCDSIALFFFSSERSERDFDLFVDAMMHKELAMRAFIQNAELLVFTSKDLPSLYWRFQEKYYLWGVFRGKHRPAPNSHLCKEELGRHMMMHGVGGFKITETMKSCDARSLLDTLRKGVSLEDKTRTRIIDSWEQAKPVDDSRQKAECHFCGFVSSEGGISHLKAHLGGGDLKIHVPGCCKVPPEVKRIIAESVSGCAQNEKAQCIKNTQGKSRKRGRPLDDAWDHAIPMDDIRQGTKCKYCNFVSKRGGITRLRAHLGGGDPTMRINGCPNVSPDIKILMEKEMKKFMERPKIPFQAGTAKASGRGRPLDDAWEHCIPLDNIRQGAKCKYCNFVSKRGGIARLKAHLGGGDPIIRIRGCLNVPAEVKKLMAEGIKKRMKTPNGQSVGGIYKDPKIYQPT; translated from the exons ATGAAG GAGACCACATGTTTGCAATGTGGCTGTAGAGGATTCACCAATGCCTTTGTGTACTGTGTCAAATGTCTAGATGTTGCCGTGCATCG CTACTGTCTAGATGTAATACCCGGTAACAATGAGTTCATCCATTGGGTTTGTGATGAATGCAAAGATGAAGTTCAAAACAGAAAACCAATGGTTGATTGTGGTACACGTGCTGAACCCGTCGTCAAGCCCATTTGGAT GGGAAGTTTCCACATATGGAACAAAAAACTCAGCATGCTTGATGGAGTCGTAGCACACATATCTACCAGAGCGTGCCAAGAAGCGTACGAGGAGTCGAGTCAATTTCAACCTGTGCTACACCTGGAAATGCTTCCCAAGTCTGCTGTTTGGccaaaaagttttgaaatatCAGAACCTAGTTGTGACAGTATTGCACTCTTTTTCTTTTCATCGGAGAGAAG TGAACGGGATTTTGATCTTTTTGTTGATGCAATGATGCATAAAGAACTTGCCATGAGAGCCTTTATACAGAATGCTGAACTTTTGGTTTTTACTTCGAAGGATCTGCCTTCGCTTTACTGGA GGTTCCAAGAGAAATATTATCTATGGGGAGTATTTAGAGGAAAGCACCGCCCGGCACCAAATTCTCATTTATGCAAAGAGGAGTTGGGAAGACACATGATGATGCATGGTGTTGGTGGGTTTAAAATTACTGAAACAATGAAGAGTTGTGATGCTCGTAGTCTTCTTGACACCCTGAGAAAAG GTGTCTCGCTGGAGGATAAAACGAGAACTCGAATAATTGATAGTTGGGAACAGGCCAAACCTGTGGATGATTCAAGACAAAAGGCAGAGTGTCATTTCTGTGGTTTTGTGTCTTCAGAAGGAGGGATCTCACATCTCAAGGCACATTTGGGGGGAGGGGACCTGAAAATTCATGTACCAGGATGCTGTAAGGTGCCACCAGAAGTCAAAAGAATAATAGCTGAATCGGTCTCTGGATGTGCCCAAAACGAGAAAGCACAGTGCATAAAGAATACTCAAG GAAAATCTCGTAAGAGGGGAAGGCCACTAGATGATGCTTGGGACCACGCCATACCAATGGATGATATAAGGCAGGGCacaaaatgcaaatattgtaaCTTTGTATCTAAACGTGGTGGAATTACTCGTTTAAGAGCACATTTGGGTGGAGGTGATCCTACAATGCGAATTAATGGTTGCCCTAACGTGTCACcagatatcaaaattttgatggaaaaGGAGATGAAAAAATTTATGGAACGGCCAAAGATTCCATTCCAAG CAGGCACAGCAAAAGCATCTGGAAGGGGAAGGCCGCTTGATGATGCTTGGGAACATTGTATACCATTGGATAACATAAGGCAAGGTGCAAAATGCAAATACTGTAACTTTGTTTCAAAACGTGGTGGTATTGCTCGACTGAAGGCACATTTGGGTGGAGGTGATCCTATAATACGGATCAGAGGTTGCCTAAACGTGCCGGCGGAAGTCAAAAAGTTGATGGCTGAAGGGATCAAGAAACGTATGAAAACACCCAATGGGCAATCTGTTGGAGGAATTTACAAG GATCCGAAAATATACCAACCTACATAA